From a single Hymenobacter sp. YIM 151500-1 genomic region:
- a CDS encoding SusE domain-containing protein, translated as MNNMLTRFLSMGLMATLFLSSCDKDEDRVTMNMKAAPKLTASATTAGLVRANAANNAVTYSWSAADFGYQAAVAYTLQFAKAGSNFASNVYEVNVGQALSKTFTVEELNNVYTGVDCNSANKLTKLDVRVRASISPAIGSTSALSSIEATPYPAQALPADAWGIIGSATAGGWDRDTDMTYDFCTRTWKITIALTGDEFKFRANDKWDLNLGDDGNDKELEPNGANIKSPGPGTYEVVLDYNAKPKAKYTITKK; from the coding sequence ATGAACAACATGCTTACCCGCTTCCTTAGCATGGGCTTGATGGCCACCCTTTTTCTCTCGTCGTGTGACAAGGATGAGGACCGCGTGACCATGAACATGAAGGCTGCCCCAAAGCTCACGGCCTCGGCAACGACGGCTGGCCTTGTCAGAGCAAATGCGGCCAACAATGCCGTTACGTACTCTTGGTCTGCCGCTGACTTCGGCTACCAGGCCGCCGTAGCATACACGCTCCAGTTTGCCAAGGCTGGCTCAAACTTCGCTTCCAACGTGTACGAAGTGAACGTTGGGCAAGCACTGAGCAAAACCTTCACGGTTGAAGAGCTGAACAACGTGTACACGGGCGTGGACTGTAACTCAGCCAACAAGCTCACCAAGTTGGATGTCCGGGTCAGGGCGTCCATTAGCCCCGCTATTGGTAGCACGTCGGCCTTGTCTTCTATTGAGGCAACTCCGTATCCGGCCCAGGCCCTTCCTGCCGACGCCTGGGGCATCATCGGTTCGGCTACTGCTGGTGGCTGGGACCGTGACACGGATATGACGTACGACTTCTGCACGCGGACGTGGAAGATTACTATTGCGTTGACTGGTGATGAGTTTAAATTCCGCGCTAATGATAAGTGGGATTTGAACTTGGGTGACGATGGAAATGATAAAGAACTGGAGCCCAACGGCGCCAACATCAAATCACCCGGTCCTGGTACTTACGAGGTAGTGTTAGACTACAACGCTAAACCGAAGGCGAAGTACACTATCACAAAGAAGTAG
- a CDS encoding N-acetylglucosamine kinase, with amino-acid sequence MILIADGGSTKCNWCQLDESTGQRVYFNTEGYNPDFVSTADIVASLTQHLPEALNRAAVREVHFYGAGVSSQAKADVIRLALRQLFPAVQEIAVTEDLLASARALLGHKPGFAAILGTGTNSCIYDGQRITHNVDSLGYFLGDEGSGSHIGKRLLRDYLRGLMPEGLPAALQETYGLGSRNDILDRLYNQPLPNRFLASFAKFAYDHNNVSYCRDIVLESFEAFFHNLVRHYPNYQQYTFNCVGSVGYNFRDVLAQVAQQYQMEVGKIIRSPIDDLVSYHLELVK; translated from the coding sequence ATGATACTCATTGCCGACGGCGGCTCGACCAAGTGTAACTGGTGCCAGCTGGATGAAAGCACCGGCCAGCGGGTGTACTTCAACACCGAGGGCTACAACCCCGACTTTGTAAGCACGGCCGACATTGTAGCTTCGCTCACCCAGCACCTGCCCGAGGCACTAAACCGGGCGGCCGTGCGGGAGGTGCATTTCTACGGGGCCGGCGTATCCAGCCAGGCCAAGGCCGACGTTATCCGGCTGGCGCTCCGGCAGTTGTTCCCGGCTGTGCAGGAAATTGCCGTTACCGAAGACCTGCTGGCCTCGGCCCGCGCCCTGCTGGGCCATAAGCCGGGTTTCGCGGCCATTCTGGGTACGGGTACCAACTCCTGCATCTACGACGGGCAGCGCATCACGCACAACGTGGATTCGCTGGGCTACTTCCTCGGCGACGAAGGCTCCGGCTCCCACATCGGCAAGCGGCTGCTGCGCGACTACCTGCGCGGCCTCATGCCCGAAGGACTGCCCGCCGCCCTGCAAGAAACCTACGGCCTGGGCTCCCGCAACGACATTCTGGACCGGCTCTACAACCAACCTTTGCCGAACCGCTTCCTGGCTTCGTTTGCCAAGTTTGCCTACGACCACAACAACGTCAGCTACTGCCGCGACATCGTGCTGGAAAGCTTCGAGGCGTTTTTCCATAACCTGGTGCGCCACTACCCCAACTACCAGCAGTATACGTTCAACTGCGTGGGCTCAGTGGGCTACAACTTCCGCGACGTGCTGGCGCAGGTGGCCCAGCAGTACCAGATGGAAGTCGGCAAAATCATCCGCTCCCCCATCGACGACCTCGTGAGCTACCACCTGGAGCTGGTGAAATGA
- a CDS encoding T9SS type A sorting domain-containing protein: MKKLFTLAAAGALTAASLGVKAQTQAPITVNGQLAASEVGVTGYQLVGRFTGPRGFGDAGLLALYAASDANNLYFFVAGTLQTGPDLKNSIQLFIDRPGVDGVPVGTALPAVTTPTGTSFNGMTARLDLAADLAVAIKGTNAANEARIEGVAYTSATAATAQVLTGTTPLALNGTAATVPASSVSGALAGFAGAQVAYTTSANLSSNPGFSTNGNAPSNGLEISVSRTAMGIPAVGGTVRIFAVQNNQDGDFLSTDFIPQSNPPATAATNLGAASSVNFANIPGTQAGTLVVTATTLTVLGNRKTDDARIAFRAYPNPLVDSNLKLDYTVADRAQPVTITVSDMVGRAVRTISRDKAAVGQHTAQIERTGLTAGTYMVRVQVGESASARKVVIF, translated from the coding sequence ATGAAAAAACTGTTTACTCTAGCTGCAGCAGGTGCTCTCACGGCTGCTTCCCTGGGCGTGAAGGCGCAAACGCAAGCCCCCATTACAGTTAATGGCCAACTGGCTGCGTCTGAAGTTGGAGTTACCGGCTATCAGCTGGTAGGCCGCTTCACGGGTCCCCGCGGTTTCGGTGATGCCGGTCTGTTGGCACTCTACGCTGCTTCTGATGCTAACAACCTGTATTTCTTCGTTGCCGGCACGCTCCAAACCGGTCCTGACCTGAAGAACTCCATTCAGCTGTTCATTGACCGTCCCGGGGTAGATGGTGTACCAGTAGGCACTGCTTTACCTGCTGTAACCACCCCAACCGGCACCTCTTTCAACGGCATGACTGCTCGTTTGGATTTGGCGGCTGACTTGGCCGTAGCCATCAAAGGCACCAACGCCGCCAACGAGGCACGAATTGAAGGAGTAGCCTACACTTCGGCCACTGCTGCCACGGCCCAGGTCCTGACGGGCACTACGCCCCTGGCTCTCAATGGCACAGCGGCCACAGTACCCGCTTCTTCGGTTTCGGGCGCACTAGCTGGCTTTGCTGGCGCACAGGTAGCGTATACCACCAGTGCTAACCTGTCGTCGAATCCGGGCTTCTCTACTAACGGCAATGCTCCCAGCAATGGCTTGGAAATTTCGGTAAGCCGTACTGCTATGGGCATTCCGGCTGTTGGTGGTACGGTGCGCATCTTTGCCGTGCAGAACAACCAAGACGGCGACTTCCTGTCGACGGACTTCATTCCGCAATCCAATCCTCCTGCAACTGCTGCCACTAACCTAGGCGCTGCTTCCTCGGTAAACTTCGCTAATATTCCCGGCACACAAGCTGGCACGTTAGTCGTAACGGCCACCACCCTCACGGTGCTCGGCAACCGTAAAACCGACGACGCCCGCATTGCTTTCCGGGCGTACCCGAACCCGCTGGTTGACAGCAACCTGAAACTGGACTACACCGTGGCTGACCGCGCCCAGCCGGTTACCATCACCGTTTCCGACATGGTAGGCCGCGCCGTGCGCACCATCAGCCGCGACAAAGCCGCCGTAGGGCAGCACACCGCCCAGATTGAACGCACTGGCCTCACAGCCGGCACTTACATGGTGCGGGTGCAAGTCGGCGAATCCGCTTCTGCCCGGAAGGTGGTAATCTTCTAA